A stretch of the Nakaseomyces glabratus chromosome L, complete sequence genome encodes the following:
- the APQ12 gene encoding Apq12p (CAGL0L00935g~Ortholog(s) have role in lipid homeostasis, nuclear envelope organization and endoplasmic reticulum, integral component of membrane, nuclear envelope localization), with protein sequence MMDRTVTHPEENIQQLIVGLLSKVINFLQILIPVIVRFSKEYPTAFIVISLIIGLYVVWRCIMSLYAMVRRLFYLSLVLLVVCAYMRGAELFFEHDVPLVANGIWDNRELIKSSVVSTCTYGYKILRQNSIILYYYLKNQLEEAIQK encoded by the coding sequence ATGATGGATAGAACAGTTACACACCCAGAGGAGAACATACAACAACTGATTGTTGGGCTTTTAAGCAAGgtcatcaatttcttgcAGATACTGATCCCAGTTATTGTTCGGTTTAGCAAGGAGTACCCTACAGCTTTTATAGTCATTTCTTTGATCATAGGCCTGTATGTAGTCTGGAGATGTATCATGAGCTTATATGCTATGGTTAGAAGATTGTTCTATCTGTCTCTTGTGTTGCTTGTGGTGTGTGCTTACATGCGTGGTGCAGAACTGTTCTTCGAACACGACGTTCCACTGGTGGCGAACGGTATCTGGGACAACAGAGAACTGATTAAGAGCTCTGTGGTATCTACATGTACATACGGCTACAAAATACTAAGACAGAATTCCATTATTCTGTATTACTACCTGAAGAACCAACTGGAAGAAGCTATCcaaaaatga
- a CDS encoding J domain-containing protein (CAGL0L00957g~Protein of unknown function) produces the protein MVKDTEYYDILGVKPEATSAEIKKAYRRRAMETHPDKHPNDPNAQAKFQAVGEAYQVLSDDELRKRYDQLGKESAVPQQGFVDPSEYFTAIFGGDGFKEWVGEFSLFKELGEAAAEEAATGTTSAEAAAEANGSANGKSKLTKEQREKLAEMQKRRREDLIKQVEELSNKLNAKLDSYVVAVKGNHLDEFQKKLTQEIEELKLESFGLELLHILAKVYRNKANNYLLSKKTLGVSRFLTGFRDGAKDVKSTYSLIHTGYEAQKTMQGLSEVNPEELSPEERAKFEHMVAGKTLGVMWAMSKFELERKLREVCNRILNDRNGHDKTLKAKGLLFLADNFSRARRSPEEAEEARVFEELILGQQERQTKRRYRVQ, from the coding sequence ATGGTGAAAGATACTGAATACTATGATATCCTTGGTGTGAAACCAGAGGCTACTTCTGCCGAAATTAAGAAGGCCTACAGAAGGCGGGCAATGGAAACTCATCCAGACAAGCATCCTAATGACCCTAATGCCCAGGCCAAATTCCAAGCAGTTGGTGAAGCGTATCAAGTTCTGAGTGATGACGAATTGAGGAAGAGATATGATCAGCTTGGTAAAGAGAGTGCTGTGCCTCAACAAGGTTTTGTCGACCCATCTGAGTACTTTACTGCGATTTTTGGTGGTGATGGTTTTAAAGAATGGGTTGGTGAGTTCTCTTTGTTCAAGGAGCTTGGAGAAGCTGCTGCTGAGGAAGCTGCAACAGGAACTACTTCTGCTGAGGCTGCTGCTGAGGCTAATGGCAGTGCAAATGGAAAGTCGAAATTGACCAAGGAACAACGGGAGAAACTAGCAGAAATGCAAAAGAGAAGGAGAGAGGACCTGATCAAGCAGGTCGAGGAACTTTCAAACAAACTTAATGCCAAATTGGACAGCTatgttgttgctgttaAGGGTAATCACTTGGATGAATTCCAAAAGAAGTTGactcaagaaattgaagagtTAAAACTTGAAAGTTTCGGCCTTGAGTTGTTGCATATCTTGGCCAAAGTATACCGTAACAAAGCAAACAACTATCTTCTCTCTAAGAAAACACTAGGTGTTTCACGTTTCTTGACAGGGTTCAGAGATGGTGCTAAAGATGTCAAGTCCACTTATAGTTTAATACACACAGGCTACGAAGCTCAAAAGACCATGCAAGGTCTAAGTGAAGTGAATCCTGAAGAATTAAGCCCCGAAGAGCGTGCTAAGTTCGAACATATGGTTGCGGGGAAGACCTTGGGTGTGATGTGGGCTATGTCTAAATTTGAACTTGAACGTAAACTAAGAGAAGTCTGCAACAGAATTCTAAATGACCGTAATGGTCACGATAAGACGTTGAAGGCCAAGGGTTTGCTGTTCCTAGCTGACAACTTCTCAAGAGCCAGAAGATCGCCTGAGgaagcagaagaagcaagAGTATTTGAAGAGTTGATCTTGGGCCAGCAGGAAAGACAAACTAAGAGACGTTACAGGGTCCAATGA
- the TED1 gene encoding Ted1p (CAGL0L00979g~Ortholog(s) have role in ER to Golgi vesicle-mediated transport and endoplasmic reticulum localization), translating into MGLRGFIKLFAVFGTLLALFSNLFIYTYPSIHPGRCSWARTKNDKFVDVSLPKGLSTTNKVKITVQNYFNDLFGYTENTEDSAVEDIHFMAFGDPQIKGIFKNTPYNTRLDIFGNDYYLGHIYSMMKKRLKPLHVAVLGDLFSSQWIGDSEFYNRTYRYMDRIFQRDTTEIVNIKENHHDEEGQYKTDWKAWGDQFKEYYENNMTFPFGYSDVYSWNPNQENFLFINISGNHDCGYSGDATYQHMSRYYDMFGKDNYWIEYDTNTDHPWRIVVLNSLLLDGPPLQQEFVDATWEFLYQLFERRFEGNTILLSHVPFYKEEGLCVDGPEFRYYPEVFEREPYKANLLRSQNHLSKETSEKVLNLVFDNDKPGIVLTGHDHEGCETIYNKFKNGTWEATRKPVYEDTLAHIQEVTVRAMMGEFYGNTGLITGHFNKSLKTWEWKFSLCPFAIQHVWWIAKVSALISGFLWSFIVLLN; encoded by the coding sequence ATGGGGTTGCGTGGTTTTATCAAGCTCTTTGCTGTTTTTGGAACTCTTCTAGCTTTGTTTTCGAACTTATTCATATACACATACCCTTCAATTCATCCTGGTAGATGCTCCTGGGCACGTACCAAGAATGATAAGTTTGTGGATGTATCTCTACCAAAAGGTCTATCCACCACAAATAAAGTTAAAATAACTGTTCAGAACTACTTTAATGATCTATTTGGGTACACTGAGAATACCGAGGATTCTGCTGTTGAAGATATTCATTTCATGGCATTTGGTGATCCTCAAATTAAAGGTATCTTTAAGAACACACCATATAATACCAGGTTAGATATTTTTGGAAATGATTACTACTTGGGTCACATATACtcaatgatgaagaaaaggtTAAAGCCTTTACATGTGGCGGTTCTGGGAGATTTATTCTCATCTCAATGGATCGGTGATTCCGAATTCTATAATAGGACCTATAGGTATATGGATCGCATCTTTCAAAGAGACACCACTGAGATTGTAAATATTAAGGAGAATCATCATGACGAAGAAGGCCAGTATAAAACAGACTGGAAAGCTTGGGGTGATCAGTTTAAGGAATACTACGAGAATAACATGACGTTCCCATTTGGTTATTCTGATGTTTATTCGTGGAATCCTAACCAGGAAAACTtcttatttattaatatttctGGTAACCATGACTGTGGTTATTCTGGAGATGCCACTTACCAACATATGTCTAGATACTACGACATGTTTGGTAAAGATAATTATTGGATTGAATATGATACAAATACTGACCACCCATGGCGTATTGTTGTCCTGAATAGCTTATTGTTAGATGGCCCACCTTTGCAACAAGAGTTTGTTGATGCAACATGGGAATTCCTATACCAATTGTTTGAGCGCCGTTTTGAAGGAAACACAATTTTACTATCTCACGTACCATTCTATAAAGAGGAAGGTCTATGTGTTGATGGTCCAGAATTTAGATACTATCCGGAAGTTTTCGAAAGAGAACCATATAAAGCTAATCTATTAAGATCACAAAACCATCTAAGTAAGGAAACTTCAGAAAAAGTTTTAAACTTGGTGTTCGATAATGATAAACCAGGTATAGTATTGACTGGTCATGACCACGAAGGCTGTGAGACTATTTATAATAAGTTCAAGAATGGTACATGGGAAGCTACAAGAAAACCAGTTTATGAGGATACACTTGCTCATATACAGGAGGTTACGGTTAGAGCTATGATGGGTGAGTTCTATGGTAATACTGGCTTAATTACTGGTCATTTTAATAAGTCACTGAAAACCTGGGAATGGAAATTTTCCTTGTGTCCTTTTGCTATACAGCATGTCTGGTGGATTGCCAAAGTCTCAGCATTAATTTCAGGTTTTCTATGGTCTTTTATTGTTCTTCTGAACTAG
- the NOT3 gene encoding CCR4-NOT core subunit NOT3 (CAGL0L01001g~Ortholog(s) have ubiquitin-protein transferase activity), translated as MAHRKLQQEIDRVFKKINEGLDIFDSYYERHESCTNNPSQKEKLESDLKREVKKLQRLREQIKSWQSSPEIKDKDSLLEYRRSVETAMEKYKAVEKASKEKAYSNISLKKSDTLGPQEKEIKEVSDYLSQEIDELERQYEAAQIEIDRLIVLNKKKKTASAANDEKKDQLKALQLRYRWHQQQMELALRLLANEELDPQKVNAIKDDIRYFIESNREPDFVEDETIYDTLDLTSNEAIAHEVAQYFAAQSSEDNLGGENNEPIDLDSIDTSKLSKKELRKLEREAKKAAKVAAKNAAIATANAPPTISIPAAKPQSADSSIISNSDDKNDDKSNNKSESVSPIVSKIENSTANTTPRSPLVKKPTTSTPVSSRPTTTGFNTDTAEIKGSHTHIQTQNGMTSSTILKPAVVPARPAGDLKWSVAASHGIEKERKINSPPSLVATMSSRSNSITQQTNEQTPTISKTQINTTGTTLAERLEKAHEQSVSAATQINSVSEQTKPAEPQNDNAKGSMDNTSDENNNKEQEVNIDSPILEAPLFSDFSDSDYEEIESDSEEQLSLDESNTQNLKKEHLKSALSSDFEMLLLPSGIQEFIMGMDLTKNNITTTSEGKIRRSRDTCNIFRLDNVPYGVNPPSPLDAFRSAQQWDTARHSLWSSLRNNEANFNEEILMSKFESLDMFTLFYNYYFSVTPLEKQIASKVLKNREWRVANNEVMWFLRQGEPKLVNDQYEIGDYKIFKLDDWTVIDKVNFKLDYGLLKDNQKQSNTDGRDTEQNSLTGDDDNALSHGQQLLQQLKRGKDSISA; from the coding sequence ATGGCTCATAGGAAACTTCAACAGGAAATAGACAGGGTCTTTAAAAAGATCAATGAAGGTCTAGatatatttgatagttATTATGAAAGGCATGAAAGTTGTACAAATAATCCGTCTCAAAAAGAGAAACTCGAATCTGATCTTAAACGTGAAGTAAAAAAACTACAAAGGCTACGAGAACAGATCAAATCATGGCAGAGCTCACCAGAGATAAAAGATAAAGACTCTCTGCTAGAATACCGAAGGTCAGTAGAAACTGCGAtggaaaaatataaagCTGTTGAGAAGGCCTCAAAAGAGAAGGCTTACTCTAATATAAGTTTAAAAAAATCAGACACGCTGGGCCCTCAAGAAAAGGAGATAAAAGAAGTTTCCGATTACCTCTCACAAGAGATTGACGAGTTGGAAAGACAATATGAAGCTGCTCAGATAGAAATTGACCGACTTATAGTGttgaacaaaaagaaaaagactGCATCAGCAGCAAAcgatgaaaagaaagacCAACTAAAAGCATTACAGCTTCGTTATCGTTGGCATCAGCAGCAAATGGAACTTGCATTAAGGTTGTTAGCCAACGAGGAATTAGATCCACAAAAAGTAAATGCTATCAAAGATGATATTCGATATTTCATCGAATCAAACAGAGAACCTGATTTTGTGGAAGATGAAACTATTTATGATACTCTAGATTTAACCTCAAATGAAGCTATTGCTCATGAAGTGGCACAATATTTTGCTGCACAAAGTTCAGAAGATAATCTAGGCGGCGAAAACAACGAACCAATAGATTTGGATTCGATAGACACGTCAAAACTTTCTAAGAAGGAATTGAGGAAACTAGAGAGAGAGGCTAAAAAAGCAGCAAAGGTGGCCGCTAAAAACGCTGCTATCGCTACAGCAAATGCTCCACCAACTATATCAATACCAGCTGCAAAACCTCAGTCAGCAGATTCATCCATTATTTCTAACTCAgatgataaaaatgatgataagAGCAATAATAAGAGCGAGTCGGTATCTCCTATAGTTagtaaaattgaaaattcaACGGCAAATACAACTCCTCGTAGTCCTCTAGTGAAAAAGCCCACAACTTCGACACCTGTATCATCTAGGCCGACAACCACTGGCTTCAATACTGACACAGCTGAAATAAAGGGTAGTCATACGCACATTCAAACTCAAAATGGAATGACAAGTTCTACCATTCTAAAACCAGCTGTGGTTCCAGCCAGGCCGGCAGGTGATTTAAAATGGTCTGTTGCAGCATCTCATGGTATAGAAAAAGAACGCAAAATAAATTCACCTCCTTCTTTGGTAGCTACTATGTCTTCGCGCTCAAATTCGATAACTCAACAAACAAATGAGCAGACTCCCACAATTTCAAAGACACAAATCAACACTACTGGAACAACATTGGCAGAAAGATTGGAAAAAGCGCACGAACAAAGCGTGTCTGCCGCAACTCAAATCAATTCAGTGTCTGAGCAAACGAAACCTGCTGAACCACAAAATGATAATGCCAAAGGCTCTATGGACAATACATCAGAtgagaataataataaagagCAAGAAGTGAATATTGACAGTCCTATATTGGAAGCACCTCTATTTTCAGATTTCTCTGATTCAGACTATGAGGAAATCGAAAGTGACTCTGAAGAACAATTGTCATTGGATGAATCAAATACTcagaacttgaagaaagagcATTTGAAATCTGCTTTATCTTCTGATTTTGAAATGCTTTTGCTACCAAGTGGTATTCAAGAGTTTATTATGGGCATGGATTTGACGaagaataatataacaACAACTTCAGAAGGTAAGATAAGAAGATCCAGAGATACCTGCAATATATTCAGACTAGATAATGTTCCTTATGGCGTTAATCCGCCTTCACCTCTTGATGCTTTCAGATCGGCACAGCAATGGGATACAGCTCGTCATTCATTATGGTCTTCTTTAAGAAACAATGAAGCAAATTTCAATGAAGAAATCTTGATGTCAAAATTTGAATCGTTGGACATGTTCACTCTATTTTACAACTATTACTTTAGTGTAACGCCCTTAGAAAAGCAGATCGCTTCTAAAGTACTCAAAAATAGAGAGTGGAGAGTGGCTAATAATGAAGTTATGTGGTTCTTAAGACAAGGAGAACCTAAACTAGTGAATGATCAGTACGAAATTGGAgattataaaatatttaaacTGGACGACTGGACAGTGATTGATAAGGTCAATTTCAAACTTGACTACGGATTATTAAAAGataatcaaaaacaaagcAATACTGATGGTCGGGATACAGAACAAAATTCTCTAACTggagatgatgataatgcACTATCTCATGGACAACAACTTCTGCAACAACTGAAAAGGGGCAAAGACTCCATATCTGCATAA
- a CDS encoding uncharacterized protein (CAGL0L01023g~Protein of unknown function) encodes MSTIEIKNNSGIKILQSQKKNCRISIIVTVIFILLDPMLLACLGLYNLAMVKRRHRLLMLEISEVYELRNKCFMTQPIEPLYKRFNSENLHTSEI; translated from the coding sequence ATGTCAACCATTGAGatcaaaaacaattctGGAATCAAAATCCTTCaaagtcaaaaaaaaaattgcagaATATCCATAATTGTAACTGTAATATTTATACTATTGGATCCTATGCTACTAGCATGTCTTGGGTTATACAACCTAGCCATGGTCAAACGTAGGCATCGTCTACTGATGCTTGAGATCTCCGAAGTTTACGAACTACGGAACAAGTGCTTTATGACACAACCGATCGAACCTCTTTACAAGAGATTCAATTCAGAAAATTTACATACTTCTGAAATCTAA
- a CDS encoding uncharacterized protein (CAGL0L01045g~Protein of unknown function) — MAFMITDLGILIKKYTEIKNINSVFDKAVSLIHAMRREQLQPTNRPLDTIARQCLLIGDIDKYNTRTDELQRNLNVS; from the coding sequence CTTTTATGATAACAGATTTAGGCATCTTAATAAAGAAGTACACGGagataaaaaatatcaacagTGTGTTTGATAAAGCAGTTTCTCTAATACATGCTATGAGAAGAGAGCAATTACAACCAACCAATCGACCTCTCGATACAATTGCAAGACAATGTCTTCTCATAGGGgatattgataaatataatactaGAACTGATGAGTtacaaagaaatttaaaTGTTTCGTAA